Proteins found in one Salvia splendens isolate huo1 chromosome 10, SspV2, whole genome shotgun sequence genomic segment:
- the LOC121752145 gene encoding uncharacterized protein LOC121752145, with the protein MGSVRSRKIGFFPIPSSSSSSSLLVLFFSLLLAFLSVQCEATSLNYTKYSKKVSSLRLERIQRHLDSINKPTLLTIQSPDGDMIDCVHKRKQPALDHPLLKNHKIQKSPPEMPKGMKMAETNGVGERNGSINVWQMWHQMGRRCPKGTVPIRRSTVHDVLRSKSLYHFGKKSSRYAAAMAARRRADAPDVVSGNGHEHAIAYTTGSGEVYGAKATINVWDPSIEEVNEFSLSQLWVLSGSFDGSDLNSIEAGWQVSPELYGDSRPRLFTYWTSDSYQATGCYNLLCSGFIQTNSRIAIGAAISPVSSTGGNQFDVTILIWKDPKLGNWWMSFGDSTLVGYWPTELFTHLTDRATMVEWGGEVVNSRPNDHHTSTQMGSGHYAEAGFGKASYFRNLEIVDSDNSLSSARDISTLAENTNCYNIKSAYNNEWGTHFYYGGPGKSPECP; encoded by the exons ATGGGAAGTGTTAGATCAAGAAAGATAGGGTTTTTTCCCAtcccatcatcttcttcttcttcttctctactTGTGCtgtttttctctcttcttcttgcTTTTCTCTCTGTACAATGTGAAGCCACTTCTTTAAACTACACCAAATACTCAAAAAAAGTCAGCAGCTTGAGACTTGAGAGGATTCAGAGGCATTTGGACAGCATCAACAAGCCAACTCTCCTCACCATTCAG AGCCCTGATGGAGATATGATAGATTGTgtacataaaagaaaacaaccAGCTTTGGATCATCCTCTTCTCAAGAATCACAAAATTCag AAATCCCCACCGGAAATGCCAAAGGGGATGAAAATGGCGGAAACCAATGGTGTAGGAGAAAGAAACGGCAGCATAAATGTGTGGCAAATGTGGCATCAAATGGGGCGGCGCTGCCCCAAGGGCACTGTGCCGATACGGCGGAGCACGGTGCATGATGTGCTTAGGTCTAAATCCCTCTATCATTTCGGCAAGAAATCGTCTAGATATGCGGCCGCGATGGCGGCCCGCCGCCGCGCCGACGCCCCCGATGTTGTTAGTGGCAATGGCCACGAG cATGCGATAGCATACACAACGGGATCAGGAGAGGTATATGGGGCAAAAGCGACAATAAACGTGTGGGACCCATCGATAGAAGAGGTGAACGAGTTCAGCCTCTCCCAACTATGGGTTCTCTCCGGCTCATTCGATGGCTCCGATCTCAACAGCATTGAAGCCGGCTGGCAG GTTAGTCCGGAGTTGTATGGTGATAGCAGACCAAGACTCTTCACTTATTGGACG AGCGACTCATATCAAGCaacggggtgttacaatctccTATGCTCTGGATTCATACAAACAAATAGCCGGATAGCCATTGGAGCTGCCATCTCACCGGTGTCATCCACCGGCGGAAATCAATTCGACGTCACCATTCTCATATGGAAG GACCCCAAATTGGGAAATTGGTGGATGAGCTTTGGTGATAGCACATTAGTGGGCTATTGGCCCACCGAGCTATTCACCCATTTAACGGACCGGGCCACGATGGTCGAATGGGGAGGCGAGGTTGTTAATTCCAGGCCCAATGACCATCACACCTCAACCCAAATGGGCTCGGGCCATTATGCAGAAGCGGGCTTTGGCAAGGCAAGCTATTTTCGAAACCTAGAGATCGTCGACTCTGACAACAGCCTAAGCTCGGCCCGAGATATATCAACATTGGCCGAGAATACAAATTGTTACAACATCAAGAGTGCCTACAACAATGAGTGGGGCACACATTTTTACTATGGAGGACCCGGGAAAAGCCCGGAGTGCCCGTAA